Proteins encoded within one genomic window of Pedobacter africanus:
- the murQ gene encoding N-acetylmuramic acid 6-phosphate etherase: protein MSFIKTTEMPSVYRHLEKMPTEELLNHINDEDATVAAAVRRLVPAIAALVDVAALRMEQGGRLFYIGAGTSGRLGVLDASECPPTYGVADDVVIGVMAGGDEALRFGIEDAEDSEEQGWLDLEKYKINTKDILIGIAASGTTPYVLGALKTAQQQGILTGCIVCNAGSPIAKYADFALEAVVGPEFVTGSTRMKSGTAQKLILNMISTAVMIRLGKILDNRMVNMQISNEKLVDRGVKMLMEKTGITNYEQAKASLLKYGNVKNAIEKLKM, encoded by the coding sequence ATGAGTTTTATCAAAACAACCGAAATGCCTTCAGTCTACCGTCACCTGGAAAAGATGCCGACCGAAGAGTTGCTGAACCATATCAATGATGAAGATGCCACAGTGGCAGCGGCTGTGCGCCGTCTGGTACCTGCTATTGCTGCTTTGGTTGATGTTGCTGCATTGCGCATGGAACAAGGAGGCAGGTTATTTTATATTGGTGCCGGTACGAGTGGCAGACTGGGTGTGCTGGACGCCAGCGAATGCCCACCTACCTATGGCGTGGCAGATGATGTGGTGATCGGTGTTATGGCCGGAGGCGATGAAGCCTTGCGTTTTGGGATAGAAGATGCTGAAGACAGCGAAGAACAGGGCTGGCTCGATCTGGAAAAATATAAAATTAACACTAAAGATATCCTGATCGGTATTGCGGCAAGCGGTACCACGCCTTATGTACTTGGTGCTTTAAAGACAGCACAGCAACAGGGAATTCTTACAGGCTGTATTGTATGCAATGCAGGCTCTCCCATTGCAAAGTATGCAGATTTTGCGCTCGAGGCAGTAGTAGGGCCCGAATTTGTAACGGGTAGCACCCGTATGAAAAGCGGTACTGCACAAAAGCTGATCTTAAATATGATCTCTACAGCTGTAATGATTCGCCTGGGCAAAATACTAGACAACAGGATGGTGAACATGCAGATTAGCAATGAAAAACTGGTAGACAGAGGTGTGAAAATGCTGATGGAAAAAACCGGGATCACAAATTATGAACAGGCGAAGGCCAGTCTGCTGAAATATGGTAACGTGAAGAATGCAATAGAAAAACTAAAAATGTAA
- a CDS encoding beta-N-acetylhexosaminidase, with translation MRKVIYISFLLLLLNIRLFAADVPVIPYPQQVQQGTSFFKPGAGNFLKAAGIDQAMLKRLAEVTKSSTAATKGLAIKLSLSGKNHTVDALIKTYTRQPDWNTKIGEEGYVLVLNNKERLLVANTETGLFYGLQTLKQLTDAGWNKELVITDWPSLQHRVVFDDISRGPISKVSYIKQQIERMASLKVNGLSFYIEHVIQTRAYPDFAPVDGKLTIADVKELDAYAAKHHMQLIGSFQSFGHFSNILSLPQYQSMGETSTMISPLDPKARHFLESVITEMCGAFSSPYFNVNCDETFDLGKGKSKKYTDSIGLARFYADHLKFLYDVVKKNGKQLMMWGDIALQHEEILDMLPKDIVYMTWEYGDPQSYAKWIDPFVKRNLNFMVCPGILNTNRLFPDLAIAKANINGFINEGYKKGTTGAYTTIWDEGGDQLFSEDWYGVYMASEKSWNVKAVFDENFDQRYEKIAYGSNVGYVKAIGKLMELRDLPLTYNMTHEIWWQHILPQNGETLILNNKDVQEGLRLVNEAEQLLQSAKPVRNLSDLATLKYIVARYKLLFETRTQIAALANWYAQQEGKKLLSINKQINKLQTLKNRYVVMEADFRNKWNQENQPYTLDYALKPYRTRIAALSTLEEKLKGLSLSAPLPKAADIGLNLVESDHFYFNFWLLTGPFKSGKFPGFSYSEDPQTNHPPKPGDFAQYQGQQFRWMKYNTDNGGIVNKFKQTAADTYVFAFCTITTEEARQMPALVGNNSAVALFCNDKQVAASERETVQHQALPKETIYNLSLKAGTNYILLKVKSGAAGAAFTFRLDTTEPVTNHKHKYTINANQNSHEAD, from the coding sequence ATGAGGAAGGTAATATATATATCTTTTCTGCTTTTGCTGCTGAACATTCGTTTGTTTGCAGCAGATGTGCCTGTGATACCTTACCCTCAGCAGGTGCAGCAGGGGACAAGCTTCTTCAAACCGGGAGCAGGCAATTTTCTTAAAGCTGCGGGCATAGACCAGGCGATGTTAAAACGCCTTGCCGAGGTAACTAAATCCAGTACGGCGGCCACAAAGGGGCTTGCTATAAAACTAAGCCTTTCAGGAAAGAACCATACTGTTGATGCCCTGATAAAAACCTATACGAGGCAGCCCGACTGGAACACAAAGATTGGAGAAGAAGGGTATGTACTGGTATTGAACAATAAAGAAAGGCTCCTGGTGGCCAATACGGAAACTGGTCTATTTTATGGTTTACAAACCCTGAAACAGTTAACAGATGCCGGCTGGAACAAAGAACTGGTGATTACCGACTGGCCTTCATTGCAGCACAGAGTGGTATTCGACGATATCAGTCGCGGTCCCATTTCAAAAGTGTCCTATATCAAACAGCAGATAGAAAGAATGGCGTCATTAAAAGTAAATGGCTTGTCCTTTTATATTGAGCATGTAATCCAGACCCGCGCTTACCCTGATTTTGCACCTGTGGATGGTAAGCTGACCATTGCAGATGTAAAAGAACTGGATGCCTATGCGGCAAAGCACCACATGCAATTGATCGGTAGTTTCCAGTCGTTCGGGCATTTCAGCAACATCCTTTCTCTGCCGCAATATCAATCTATGGGAGAAACCTCTACGATGATTTCGCCACTGGACCCTAAGGCAAGGCATTTTCTGGAAAGTGTGATTACCGAGATGTGCGGGGCCTTCAGTTCGCCATACTTTAACGTAAACTGTGATGAGACCTTCGACCTTGGCAAAGGAAAATCTAAAAAATATACCGACAGTATAGGCCTAGCCCGTTTTTATGCCGATCATCTGAAATTCCTCTATGACGTAGTGAAAAAGAATGGCAAGCAACTAATGATGTGGGGCGATATTGCCTTGCAGCACGAGGAAATACTGGACATGCTGCCCAAAGACATTGTTTACATGACCTGGGAATATGGGGATCCGCAATCTTATGCCAAATGGATAGATCCTTTTGTAAAACGTAACCTGAACTTTATGGTTTGTCCAGGCATTTTGAACACAAACAGGCTTTTTCCTGATCTGGCCATTGCCAAGGCTAATATCAATGGTTTTATCAACGAAGGTTATAAAAAAGGAACCACTGGTGCTTACACCACCATTTGGGATGAAGGGGGCGACCAGTTGTTTTCGGAAGACTGGTATGGCGTTTACATGGCGTCCGAGAAAAGTTGGAACGTAAAGGCTGTTTTTGATGAAAACTTTGACCAGCGCTATGAAAAAATAGCATACGGCAGTAACGTAGGCTATGTGAAAGCAATTGGCAAACTAATGGAGCTGAGGGACCTGCCGCTAACCTATAACATGACCCACGAAATCTGGTGGCAGCACATATTGCCGCAAAATGGTGAAACCCTGATCCTGAACAATAAAGATGTGCAAGAGGGGCTGAGGCTGGTAAATGAAGCTGAACAGTTGCTGCAGTCGGCAAAACCTGTGAGGAACCTGTCAGACCTGGCCACACTGAAATACATTGTAGCCCGCTATAAACTGCTTTTTGAAACTAGAACACAAATTGCGGCATTGGCAAACTGGTATGCACAGCAGGAGGGTAAAAAGTTGTTATCCATAAACAAGCAGATCAACAAACTTCAAACCCTTAAAAACAGGTACGTGGTGATGGAAGCAGATTTTCGGAACAAATGGAACCAGGAAAACCAGCCCTACACACTGGATTACGCCCTGAAGCCCTATCGTACACGCATCGCTGCCTTAAGCACACTGGAAGAAAAGCTGAAAGGCCTTTCTCTAAGTGCTCCGCTGCCTAAGGCTGCAGATATAGGGTTAAACTTAGTAGAAAGCGATCATTTTTATTTCAATTTCTGGCTGCTTACCGGGCCGTTTAAAAGTGGCAAATTTCCAGGTTTCAGCTATTCTGAAGATCCTCAGACCAACCATCCGCCTAAGCCAGGTGATTTTGCACAGTACCAGGGCCAGCAGTTCCGCTGGATGAAATACAATACCGATAATGGCGGTATCGTAAACAAATTTAAACAAACGGCTGCAGATACTTATGTCTTTGCTTTCTGTACCATCACTACCGAAGAAGCCCGGCAAATGCCAGCCCTTGTAGGGAACAATAGTGCCGTAGCGCTTTTCTGTAACGATAAACAGGTTGCTGCATCCGAAAGGGAAACTGTGCAGCACCAGGCCCTGCCAAAAGAAACAATTTACAACCTGTCTTTGAAGGCAGGTACAAATTATATACTGCTGAAAGTAAAAAGCGGTGCTGCCGGTGCTGCATTTACTTTCAGGCTAGACACCACAGAACCAGTAACCAACCATAAACATAAATATACCATCAATGCTAACCAGAACAGTCATGAAGCAGATTAA
- the gluP gene encoding glucose/galactose MFS transporter has protein sequence MEAAVNIAKRTSSGTYIKQVITIGFFFFIFGFVTWVNGTLIPYLHIACELQEWQAYLVTFAFYISYTFMALPSSKILQLTGIIKGMQVGLLIMAAGCLLFVPAAMLRYYPLFLLGLFVVGAGTTLLQTAVNPYITKLGDPARAAQRISIMGICNKFAGILAPMILGAIILKNSDGLLAELERLDVVARTARLDELARDVIMPYIVLTIGLCIIAFGIKYAHLPEITPSGEERAVNEKEELANAGKSHNGAFMLGFTAIFVTVAVEVIAGDTISNYGIYHGVRLDVAKSLTSYTLASMLTGYVLGALFIPKLITQEKAFLYSSLLGILLTLLAVFVPGQASIVFIALLGFANAMLWPAIWPLALRGLSGELLNRGSAILIMGIAGGAILPLVYSWLAHISNNQLAYLLLVPCYLFNVYYQISRTKKQVYHA, from the coding sequence ATGGAGGCAGCAGTAAATATAGCTAAACGAACATCAAGCGGAACTTACATCAAACAGGTCATCACCATTGGTTTTTTCTTCTTCATTTTTGGCTTTGTAACCTGGGTAAACGGGACGCTGATCCCTTACTTGCACATTGCATGTGAACTACAGGAATGGCAGGCTTACCTGGTTACTTTTGCTTTTTATATTTCTTATACCTTTATGGCCCTGCCATCCAGTAAAATCTTACAGCTTACCGGAATCATTAAAGGTATGCAGGTAGGACTGCTTATCATGGCTGCAGGCTGCTTGCTGTTTGTTCCGGCTGCAATGCTGCGTTATTACCCGCTTTTTTTGTTGGGACTATTTGTAGTGGGCGCTGGGACAACGTTGCTGCAAACAGCAGTGAATCCGTACATCACCAAACTGGGTGATCCGGCCAGGGCTGCACAGCGCATCAGCATCATGGGCATCTGCAATAAATTTGCAGGTATTCTTGCCCCTATGATCTTAGGCGCTATTATCCTTAAAAATTCAGACGGCCTTCTGGCCGAACTGGAAAGATTGGATGTTGTGGCCAGGACGGCACGGCTCGATGAACTGGCCCGGGATGTGATTATGCCCTATATCGTGTTAACGATTGGACTTTGCATCATCGCATTTGGTATCAAATATGCCCATCTGCCAGAAATTACGCCTTCAGGTGAAGAACGCGCCGTAAACGAAAAAGAAGAACTCGCCAATGCGGGCAAAAGCCATAACGGGGCATTTATGCTGGGTTTCACGGCTATATTTGTAACGGTTGCTGTAGAAGTTATTGCCGGTGATACCATCAGTAACTATGGTATTTATCATGGTGTACGGCTGGACGTAGCCAAAAGTCTGACCTCCTATACCCTGGCCTCTATGCTTACCGGTTATGTTTTGGGTGCGTTGTTCATCCCAAAACTCATTACCCAGGAAAAGGCATTTTTATATTCTTCATTACTAGGGATATTGCTTACGCTGCTTGCCGTATTTGTGCCGGGGCAGGCCTCTATTGTATTTATTGCCCTGCTGGGTTTTGCCAATGCCATGCTCTGGCCGGCCATCTGGCCGCTTGCCTTACGTGGATTAAGTGGCGAATTGCTCAACCGCGGTTCGGCCATATTGATTATGGGTATTGCCGGTGGTGCCATTCTGCCGTTGGTATACAGTTGGCTTGCACATATTTCCAACAACCAGCTGGCCTACCTGCTGCTTGTACCCTGTTACCTCTTTAATGTGTACTACCAAATCTCCAGGACCAAAAAACAAGTATATCATGCTTAA
- a CDS encoding glycoside hydrolase family 28 protein, whose translation MRNILFLVLTGIAGFTRAADVDVTTHGAKGDGITVNTTAIQKSIDACAASGGGKVIFPAGNFMSATIVLKSNVVLHLSEGCTLTGVKGASNYPYQQAGIPFYGENWAKQALIYANKAENTGIQGRGTIDGQGASFEINTIKKPDRYMNRPYLIWFVGCKNVQVKQVHLRNSAFWMQHYLGCEDVVIDGISIWNHSNKNNDMIDIDGCKNVRITNVTGDSDDDGLTLKSTSKLISENIVISNCVFSSHCNGLKFGTESTGGFRNVTVSNIVIKPSAQLTTIYGKPAGTSGISLEMVDGGVMENISISNVVIEGPQVPLFIRLGNRARKHTDGAPEPGIGIARNIHISNVTATGADVTGSSIIGLENAIIENVSLSNISLSGSGGAKADAMFRPLETLADHYPEATMFGTLPAYGLFVKHVKGIRLSNINCTFSGADERPAIALENTSDFELKGLNMQSTVNTKAPLYLKNTANGFVTGNSIYTPAKHFIWKEGTVTNVAVNNNNHPKIKSASNQNVKK comes from the coding sequence ATGCGCAATATTCTATTCCTTGTACTAACAGGTATTGCCGGCTTTACACGCGCTGCAGATGTTGACGTGACCACCCATGGGGCCAAAGGTGATGGCATTACTGTAAACACCACAGCTATTCAAAAAAGCATCGATGCCTGTGCTGCATCGGGTGGGGGGAAGGTGATCTTTCCTGCAGGTAACTTCATGAGTGCAACCATCGTACTGAAAAGTAATGTAGTTCTTCACCTTTCGGAGGGCTGCACGCTTACAGGAGTTAAGGGTGCCTCAAACTATCCATACCAGCAGGCGGGAATCCCTTTTTATGGCGAAAACTGGGCAAAACAGGCGCTCATTTATGCCAATAAGGCTGAAAATACAGGTATTCAAGGTAGAGGCACCATAGACGGACAAGGCGCTAGTTTTGAGATCAATACCATTAAAAAACCAGACCGTTACATGAACAGGCCTTACCTGATCTGGTTTGTGGGCTGCAAAAACGTGCAGGTTAAACAGGTACACCTGCGCAACTCCGCCTTCTGGATGCAGCATTACCTGGGCTGTGAAGATGTGGTGATCGATGGCATCTCCATCTGGAACCATTCCAACAAGAACAACGACATGATCGATATAGATGGCTGCAAAAATGTGCGCATCACCAATGTAACCGGGGATTCTGATGATGATGGACTGACTTTAAAAAGCACTTCCAAACTCATTTCAGAGAATATCGTGATCAGCAATTGTGTATTCAGCAGCCATTGCAACGGCCTGAAATTCGGGACAGAATCTACTGGTGGTTTCAGGAATGTAACCGTAAGCAATATCGTGATCAAACCCTCTGCTCAGCTCACGACTATTTATGGCAAACCAGCGGGGACCAGCGGCATTTCCCTGGAAATGGTAGATGGTGGTGTTATGGAAAACATCAGCATCAGCAACGTAGTGATAGAGGGACCGCAGGTACCACTTTTTATCCGCCTCGGGAATAGGGCAAGGAAGCATACCGATGGCGCACCTGAGCCAGGCATAGGTATAGCAAGGAACATTCATATTTCCAATGTTACAGCAACCGGGGCAGATGTGACCGGAAGTTCCATAATTGGACTGGAAAATGCGATTATAGAAAATGTTTCCCTGAGCAACATTTCTCTGTCTGGTTCAGGTGGCGCAAAGGCAGATGCCATGTTCAGGCCTTTGGAAACGCTGGCCGACCACTACCCTGAAGCTACTATGTTTGGTACACTGCCCGCTTACGGCTTATTTGTAAAACACGTAAAAGGCATCAGGCTAAGCAATATCAATTGCACCTTTAGTGGGGCGGATGAGCGTCCGGCAATTGCATTGGAAAATACCAGCGACTTTGAACTTAAAGGTTTAAACATGCAAAGCACTGTAAATACTAAGGCCCCGCTTTACCTGAAAAATACTGCAAATGGTTTTGTTACAGGGAATTCAATATATACACCTGCAAAACATTTCATCTGGAAAGAAGGTACGGTTACTAATGTAGCTGTAAACAATAACAACCATCCGAAAATCAAATCGGCCAGTAACCAGAACGTAAAAAAATGA
- a CDS encoding TonB-dependent receptor, with amino-acid sequence MKKTIFKYLMWIFAAVISTVAAGIPAYAQTAGNIRGKVIDDQGGALPGASVKIKGSNKGVSTSTTGDFQLNDLKPGNYTVTVFYMGFSPVESNVELKAGQTLVHNIRLVSSSVALKGVTVSGVMEGQQKALNQQRNADNIKQVISADLMGRFPDLNVAESLQRLPGVTIGREQGEGSTVQLRGTPGGYTNININGEQIMGTQEQGQRNAQLDLVPANVLASMEVIKTLTPDLDGDAIAGAINLKTPTAISLKPQLSVDLGGGYNKLRDKSNGIGNISFGRRYGATDDLPNGRLGITVSGSYYKTINGYDEINAQQWQLKDFADGKGSIYFPTDIRLVYLENERTRMGATTTIDYSFSPTTSIVANVTFNSLDNDATRYRKRTRMQTANTTFANGVYTTARGRGYNEVLDRKTGNNNINLSLEGETMLGKAKLDGGLFYTASKFDQQAYAYNYITGNVPMTISEISGDYIQATGATDPKNNAALYTYNTIEANNFNTEGRNLVARLNLTLPYKIGNNDASFKVGAKMKRMHNERFRPVNSTFVATYAGTAAVGNLNNFKGDEEVSADFLDGHIPFGLGVSKQGTIDFYRNNPRLFNTSTNLTQVSIDSYFYDAVENVSSAYLMNRIQFNKFMLLGGLRMERTGVDYDAKVVNQDAAGNLTSSVPVNSKYNYTKFLPNLQGKYDVAKNTVMRGAVSFGYSRPNFNDLMPSRVISILNTTLTDGNPDLKPAFATNYDFSVEQYLSNLGILSIGAFYKNIDKFQYNSVIRLTGSEFPDAAAYKDYLYYKTYNGDIAKVFGVELNAQTNLTFLPGILKGISLYANYTFTHSKADAQDRKDLRLPGQADHTANGSVSYTLKGFTLQGNLNYNGAYTSTLGTDDATDVIRAARYQLDVNASYRITKGLTIYAEGVNLTNRPQVEYFGDRSRVYTNTFYDFSARAGLKYRY; translated from the coding sequence ATGAAAAAAACTATTTTTAAGTATCTCATGTGGATATTTGCGGCTGTCATTTCAACCGTGGCCGCCGGCATTCCTGCATATGCACAAACCGCGGGCAACATCAGGGGTAAAGTAATTGATGACCAGGGGGGTGCCCTGCCGGGCGCCTCGGTTAAAATCAAAGGCAGCAATAAAGGGGTCTCTACCAGCACTACCGGCGATTTTCAGTTGAACGACCTTAAGCCAGGTAATTATACGGTTACTGTATTTTATATGGGCTTTAGCCCGGTTGAAAGCAATGTAGAGCTCAAGGCAGGGCAAACACTGGTACACAATATTCGCTTGGTAAGCAGCAGTGTGGCCCTGAAAGGGGTAACTGTTTCGGGCGTAATGGAAGGCCAGCAAAAAGCACTCAACCAGCAAAGAAATGCAGATAACATCAAGCAGGTGATCTCTGCCGACCTGATGGGCCGCTTTCCTGACCTGAACGTGGCCGAATCGCTTCAACGGCTTCCAGGCGTAACCATAGGCCGGGAGCAAGGCGAAGGTTCTACAGTTCAGCTGCGCGGTACACCTGGTGGTTATACCAATATCAATATCAATGGAGAGCAGATCATGGGTACGCAGGAACAGGGACAGCGTAATGCACAGCTGGATTTGGTTCCGGCCAACGTACTGGCTTCTATGGAAGTTATTAAAACTTTAACTCCTGACCTGGATGGTGATGCAATTGCGGGGGCCATCAACCTGAAAACCCCAACCGCCATTAGTTTAAAGCCGCAATTATCGGTAGATCTGGGCGGCGGTTATAACAAACTGCGCGATAAGTCGAATGGCATTGGCAATATAAGCTTTGGCCGTCGTTATGGTGCAACAGATGACCTGCCAAACGGCAGGCTGGGTATTACTGTTTCGGGTAGTTATTATAAGACTATTAATGGTTATGATGAGATCAACGCTCAGCAGTGGCAGTTAAAGGATTTTGCTGATGGAAAAGGAAGTATTTATTTTCCGACTGACATTCGCCTGGTTTATCTTGAAAATGAACGTACCCGCATGGGCGCAACTACAACTATTGACTATAGCTTTAGCCCAACTACTTCCATTGTGGCCAACGTAACTTTTAATAGTCTGGACAATGATGCAACACGCTACCGCAAACGCACCCGTATGCAAACCGCCAATACCACCTTTGCAAATGGAGTGTATACCACTGCAAGAGGCAGGGGATATAACGAAGTGCTTGACCGTAAAACAGGCAATAACAATATCAATTTAAGCCTGGAAGGCGAGACCATGCTTGGAAAAGCCAAACTGGACGGAGGGCTTTTTTATACAGCATCTAAATTCGACCAGCAGGCTTATGCGTACAACTACATTACCGGCAATGTACCGATGACCATTTCTGAGATCTCTGGTGATTACATTCAGGCAACGGGCGCTACTGATCCTAAAAACAACGCAGCTTTGTACACCTACAATACCATTGAGGCGAACAACTTTAATACCGAGGGACGAAACCTGGTAGCCCGTTTAAATCTGACCCTGCCGTACAAAATTGGTAATAACGATGCCAGCTTTAAAGTAGGGGCTAAAATGAAACGCATGCACAATGAGCGCTTCAGACCCGTAAACAGTACTTTTGTAGCCACCTATGCAGGCACGGCAGCGGTAGGAAACCTGAACAATTTCAAAGGTGATGAAGAGGTGTCGGCTGATTTTCTGGATGGTCATATCCCCTTTGGTTTGGGTGTAAGCAAACAAGGTACCATAGACTTTTATCGCAACAATCCCCGTTTGTTCAACACCAGCACCAACCTCACACAAGTGTCTATAGATTCCTATTTCTATGACGCAGTAGAAAATGTATCGTCGGCATACTTAATGAACCGTATCCAGTTCAATAAGTTTATGTTACTGGGTGGTTTACGTATGGAGAGGACAGGCGTAGATTATGATGCAAAAGTAGTAAACCAGGATGCAGCGGGCAACCTTACTTCATCGGTGCCTGTGAATTCCAAATACAACTATACCAAGTTCCTCCCTAACCTGCAGGGTAAATATGATGTTGCTAAAAATACAGTAATGCGTGGTGCGGTATCCTTCGGTTATTCGAGACCAAACTTTAACGATCTGATGCCAAGCCGTGTAATCAGCATCCTGAATACCACCTTAACAGATGGTAATCCGGATCTGAAGCCTGCTTTTGCTACCAATTACGATTTTTCTGTAGAGCAATACCTGAGCAACCTGGGTATCCTTTCCATTGGTGCATTTTATAAAAACATAGACAAATTCCAGTACAACAGTGTCATCAGACTTACCGGCAGTGAATTTCCTGACGCAGCAGCTTACAAAGATTATCTGTACTACAAAACCTATAATGGTGATATTGCAAAGGTATTTGGGGTAGAGCTGAATGCACAGACTAACCTGACCTTTTTGCCAGGCATACTGAAAGGTATTTCCTTGTACGCCAATTACACTTTTACCCATTCTAAAGCTGATGCCCAGGATAGAAAAGACCTGAGGTTGCCAGGACAGGCAGACCATACCGCAAATGGATCTGTTTCCTATACTTTAAAAGGTTTTACCTTGCAGGGTAACCTGAACTATAATGGTGCCTATACCTCAACACTGGGCACAGATGACGCAACTGACGTGATCAGGGCAGCACGCTATCAGCTGGATGTGAATGCATCTTACCGCATTACAAAGGGGCTTACCATTTATGCGGAAGGGGTGAACCTGACCAACAGACCTCAGGTAGAGTATTTTGGTGACCGTTCCCGCGTTTATACCAATACATTTTATGATTTTTCGGCACGTGCCGGATTAAAATACCGCTATTAA
- a CDS encoding pectate lyase, whose translation MKQIKILTGLILVALVSASPPAFSQVKKEEVVQAIDQTANCIVNIILDEHGKSRCDYNLTEGRWYPYEVPWHTGQAINALLAGYKIRGNESLLTAAKKAGDYWTGLQIKDHPKLKGMLGATHGDFIGDDVIVFATISDGTPGIYELSRVTKDKKYAKTATEAAAWMLKNMYNAEKGVCYDNVDLKTGEVQKEYSPFWKDKKVGEQTLFDVSRPNTEGSLFKDAYEFSGNTAFKDAFINLCNSLLKLQDENGIWSDFMPNFKDVHSFHPRFNLWYAESLIEAYELTKDKKYLEAAAKTARTHAKAQQKDGTMYYDNYTDGKAPDKGSVTGSEVALSGIVWMELSKYGYQEFDGNIEKSAYWLVHNRFAEDHPDKNLRGQVIETRTRSKGKVWLVNRDIGTSFALRFLSDYYKFKSFQN comes from the coding sequence ATGAAGCAGATTAAGATCCTGACCGGTTTAATCCTGGTCGCCCTAGTTAGCGCCTCTCCACCTGCCTTTTCCCAGGTTAAAAAGGAAGAAGTTGTACAGGCAATTGATCAGACGGCCAATTGCATTGTCAATATCATTCTGGATGAACATGGAAAATCGCGTTGCGATTATAACCTTACCGAAGGCAGATGGTATCCTTATGAAGTGCCCTGGCATACCGGACAGGCCATCAATGCCTTGCTGGCAGGCTATAAGATCAGGGGCAATGAAAGCTTGCTGACGGCCGCCAAAAAGGCCGGCGATTATTGGACAGGGCTGCAGATCAAAGACCATCCTAAACTGAAAGGTATGCTAGGTGCTACGCATGGCGATTTTATTGGAGATGATGTCATCGTTTTTGCTACAATATCAGATGGTACACCCGGTATTTATGAACTGAGTAGGGTGACCAAAGACAAAAAATATGCAAAAACAGCTACCGAGGCTGCAGCATGGATGCTAAAAAACATGTACAATGCAGAAAAGGGTGTATGCTATGACAATGTAGACCTTAAAACCGGTGAAGTACAAAAAGAGTACAGCCCTTTCTGGAAAGATAAAAAAGTAGGAGAGCAAACACTCTTTGACGTTTCGCGTCCCAATACCGAAGGATCGCTATTTAAAGATGCCTATGAATTTTCGGGCAATACGGCCTTTAAGGATGCCTTTATCAATTTATGCAACAGCCTGCTGAAATTGCAGGATGAAAATGGGATCTGGTCTGATTTTATGCCCAACTTCAAGGATGTCCATTCTTTCCATCCCCGTTTTAACCTCTGGTATGCCGAATCGCTGATAGAAGCCTATGAGCTAACCAAAGATAAAAAGTACCTGGAAGCTGCGGCTAAAACTGCACGTACACATGCGAAAGCCCAGCAAAAGGATGGGACCATGTATTACGATAACTACACTGATGGTAAAGCTCCGGATAAAGGTTCTGTAACCGGATCTGAAGTGGCCTTGTCGGGCATTGTATGGATGGAGCTGTCTAAATACGGCTATCAGGAGTTCGACGGCAATATAGAAAAATCGGCCTACTGGCTGGTGCATAACCGTTTTGCGGAAGACCATCCTGATAAGAACCTGAGGGGCCAGGTCATAGAAACCCGAACGCGGTCCAAAGGTAAGGTATGGCTGGTTAACCGCGATATCGGGACCAGCTTTGCCCTCCGTTTTTTAAGCGACTATTACAAATTTAAATCATTCCAGAACTAA